Proteins found in one Alicyclobacillus cycloheptanicus genomic segment:
- a CDS encoding CaiB/BaiF CoA transferase family protein, with translation MLEFGSLIAGPFATRLLADFGAEVIKIESEQGDPLRQWGLLADNGDSWWWQAQARNKKLMVLDLHHEEGQAIARDLVKQADVIVENFRPGQMDRWNLGYEALSQVNPEIVYVSVSGFGQSGPYRERPGFGNIAESMSGMRYVTGFPDRPPVRVGFSIGDEIAALYAVFGALMSLLRRERHQDGLGDHVDVALTEAVFSLTEGAMTEYKHANVIQERTGNALKRSAPSNIYPTKDGRYIAIGANTPRIFPRLLAAMGREELANDPRFIDNQARLANIEELDAMIAEWTQTFLLSDLWEKLNAYEVPAGPVMNVADIASDPHYQAREMIIQVPSEELGAVWMPGVVPKLTNFPGGVDHTGNCLGHDTAWVLRTILHWDDAQIEAAVEKGVIAR, from the coding sequence GTGCTGGAGTTTGGTTCGCTGATTGCCGGGCCGTTTGCCACGCGGCTGTTGGCTGACTTTGGTGCAGAGGTCATCAAGATTGAATCCGAGCAGGGCGACCCACTGCGGCAGTGGGGGCTGCTGGCGGACAACGGGGATTCGTGGTGGTGGCAGGCGCAGGCGCGCAACAAAAAGCTGATGGTCTTGGACTTGCATCACGAGGAAGGGCAGGCCATTGCGCGCGACCTCGTCAAACAGGCCGACGTCATTGTGGAGAACTTCCGACCGGGTCAGATGGACCGGTGGAACCTGGGCTACGAGGCCCTGTCGCAGGTGAACCCGGAGATTGTCTACGTAAGCGTGTCCGGCTTCGGCCAGTCCGGCCCGTACCGGGAGCGGCCGGGATTTGGCAACATTGCGGAGTCGATGAGCGGCATGCGGTACGTGACCGGGTTTCCCGACCGGCCGCCGGTCCGGGTGGGGTTTTCCATCGGCGACGAGATCGCGGCGCTCTACGCAGTCTTTGGCGCGCTGATGTCGCTGCTGCGCCGTGAGCGGCACCAGGACGGGCTGGGCGATCACGTCGATGTCGCGCTGACGGAGGCGGTGTTCAGCTTGACGGAGGGCGCGATGACGGAGTACAAGCACGCCAACGTGATTCAGGAGCGGACCGGGAATGCTCTGAAGCGCTCGGCGCCGTCCAACATCTACCCCACCAAGGACGGACGGTACATCGCGATCGGCGCAAACACACCGCGCATCTTCCCGCGGCTACTGGCGGCGATGGGGCGCGAGGAGCTGGCGAACGACCCGCGGTTCATCGACAATCAGGCGCGGCTGGCCAACATCGAAGAACTGGACGCGATGATTGCGGAGTGGACGCAAACCTTTTTGCTCTCGGACCTCTGGGAAAAATTAAATGCGTACGAAGTGCCGGCGGGGCCCGTGATGAACGTCGCGGACATCGCGTCGGACCCGCACTATCAGGCGCGGGAGATGATCATCCAAGTACCGTCGGAAGAACTTGGCGCCGTCTGGATGCCGGGTGTCGTGCCCAAACTCACGAACTTTCCGGGCGGTGTCGATCACACCGGAAACTGCCTGGGGCATGACACGGCGTGGGTGCTGCGCACCATCCTGCACTGGGACGACGCGCAGATTGAAGCGGCGGTGGAGAAGGGAGTGATTGCTCGATGA
- a CDS encoding IclR family transcriptional regulator: MTDMVDGTAGAARDANRTLVIQKVGAILDYIAQHRGIERSRTQMAADLQIPRGTLHRLLKDLEEERFLTRDETGYAVGSRVLALAAEVLNDRDILCLARPHLQRLSAQTGLNASLYVRMEECRVCVDRVEGPSILRPAVKIGELLPLHLGASGIILTAWLSEGLREDLLRRSRARFGRDGMRPGQDQLHRDAAWWAAVQQRGWVLSVGERDPELAALATPLFDVNRTVVASLSISGSTYQFSKKDPEAIAALLLDAAQRLGHMRA, translated from the coding sequence ATGACGGACATGGTGGACGGGACGGCCGGCGCGGCGCGCGATGCGAATCGGACGCTGGTCATCCAGAAGGTCGGCGCCATACTGGATTATATTGCGCAGCACAGGGGAATAGAGCGCTCGCGGACGCAGATGGCTGCGGACCTGCAGATTCCGCGGGGGACGCTGCACCGGCTGCTGAAGGATTTGGAGGAGGAGCGTTTTCTCACGCGCGATGAAACCGGTTACGCCGTGGGCTCGCGCGTGTTGGCGCTGGCTGCCGAGGTCCTGAACGATCGCGACATTCTCTGCCTCGCCCGCCCGCACCTGCAGCGCTTGTCTGCCCAAACGGGCCTGAACGCATCCCTGTATGTCCGCATGGAAGAGTGTCGTGTCTGTGTCGATCGCGTCGAGGGCCCGTCCATTTTGCGCCCGGCGGTGAAAATCGGCGAGTTGCTGCCCTTGCACCTCGGCGCCTCCGGCATCATCTTGACCGCATGGCTGTCCGAGGGGCTGCGCGAGGATTTGCTTCGGCGTTCGCGGGCGCGGTTCGGCCGTGACGGGATGCGGCCCGGCCAGGACCAGTTGCACCGCGACGCCGCCTGGTGGGCCGCCGTGCAGCAAAGAGGCTGGGTGCTGAGTGTGGGCGAGCGCGATCCAGAACTGGCCGCCCTGGCGACCCCGCTGTTCGACGTGAATCGGACGGTGGTCGCTTCCTTGTCGATATCGGGATCGACCTACCAATTTTCGAAGAAGGACCCGGAGGCCATCGCGGCATTGTTGCTGGATGCCGCGCAGCGGTTGGGGCACATGCGGGCATAG
- the fabZ gene encoding 3-hydroxyacyl-ACP dehydratase FabZ, which yields MEYTLPMYVEDIRKILPHRYPFLMVDRVTELDLGKRAVGYKMVSANEPHFTGHFPDYNLMPGVLIAEAMAQLGGVAILLMDDYADKQPMLAGIDEMRFRGQVRPGDKLDMEVHIDRLRGSIGKGHGVASVDGKVVCEGQFVFALG from the coding sequence TTGGAATACACACTGCCCATGTACGTGGAAGACATCCGAAAAATTCTGCCGCATCGTTACCCATTTTTGATGGTCGATCGCGTCACCGAACTTGACCTTGGCAAACGCGCGGTCGGCTACAAGATGGTCAGCGCAAACGAGCCCCACTTCACCGGCCACTTCCCGGACTACAACCTGATGCCAGGCGTGCTCATCGCGGAGGCGATGGCCCAGTTGGGCGGCGTCGCCATTTTGCTCATGGACGATTACGCGGACAAGCAGCCGATGCTCGCCGGGATCGACGAGATGCGCTTCCGCGGCCAGGTCCGCCCGGGTGACAAACTCGACATGGAGGTCCACATTGACCGCCTGCGCGGCTCCATCGGCAAAGGCCACGGCGTCGCGTCCGTCGACGGCAAGGTCGTCTGCGAGGGCCAGTTTGTGTTTGCGCTGGGGTGA
- the pgsA gene encoding CDP-diacylglycerol--glycerol-3-phosphate 3-phosphatidyltransferase — MNIPNTLTVVRLCLIPIYLWAFYATPSQHKVGALVILLLAGLTDILDGYIARRRGLETQAGQLLDPLADKLMMVAVLFSLIQSGRVPWLFAGLLVFRDAAMIVGAAFFHFQGKRAVPKANKWGKSTTVAYYITICAIILAWPTQTAGEWFMGFTIVLSYITSILYVASMQIIDIHRRVL; from the coding sequence GTGAACATTCCGAACACGTTGACGGTCGTTCGGCTCTGTCTTATCCCCATCTATCTGTGGGCCTTCTACGCGACCCCAAGCCAGCATAAAGTGGGGGCGTTGGTGATCCTCCTGCTGGCAGGCTTGACAGATATTCTCGATGGCTATATCGCGCGACGGCGGGGGCTCGAGACGCAGGCAGGGCAATTGCTCGATCCGCTTGCGGACAAGCTTATGATGGTCGCCGTCTTGTTTTCGCTGATTCAGTCCGGACGCGTCCCGTGGCTTTTTGCCGGCTTGCTCGTGTTCCGCGATGCCGCGATGATTGTCGGCGCAGCCTTTTTTCACTTTCAAGGCAAGCGCGCCGTGCCGAAAGCCAACAAATGGGGCAAGTCGACCACGGTCGCGTACTACATCACCATCTGCGCCATCATTCTCGCCTGGCCGACGCAAACCGCTGGCGAGTGGTTCATGGGCTTCACGATTGTATTATCGTACATTACCAGCATTCTTTATGTAGCAAGCATGCAAATTATTGATATTCACCGGCGGGTGCTGTGA